One genomic segment of Nitrospira sp. includes these proteins:
- a CDS encoding ImmA/IrrE family metallo-endopeptidase has product MATFDRGFKSWAERTSANIRRELDLSPYDRLDVFKLAEFLEVTACTPRDFPGLPSDVLNQLLDHDPWGWSAACLTLHDGKVLLIYNPRKSRGRMASDIAHELAHIILEHKPSTIIFSHDGSFAMRTYDQKQEDEANWLAWSLLLPREALLRARQNAFSTEETAEMYGVTSQLVNYRLRMTGVSVQLERARSRK; this is encoded by the coding sequence ATGGCGACGTTTGATCGAGGGTTTAAGAGTTGGGCGGAGCGGACATCCGCCAACATTCGTCGCGAATTAGATCTCTCGCCCTACGACCGCCTGGACGTGTTCAAGCTGGCTGAGTTCTTGGAAGTCACGGCTTGTACACCAAGAGATTTTCCGGGCCTGCCAAGCGACGTCCTCAATCAATTGCTCGATCACGATCCATGGGGATGGTCCGCCGCATGCCTCACTCTCCATGATGGGAAGGTTCTCTTAATTTACAATCCGAGGAAATCTCGGGGGAGGATGGCCAGCGACATTGCACACGAATTGGCTCACATAATTCTCGAACATAAGCCAAGTACGATTATTTTCTCGCACGACGGTAGTTTTGCCATGCGTACGTACGATCAAAAACAAGAAGATGAAGCAAATTGGCTCGCTTGGAGCCTGTTGCTCCCCCGAGAGGCCTTACTACGGGCAAGGCAGAATGCTTTCTCGACGGAAGAAACAGCAGAGATGTATGGCGTCACATCGCAGCTCGTAAATTACCGGTTGCGCATGACGGGAGTATCAGTACAACTCGAAAGGGCTCGGAGTAGGAAGTGA
- a CDS encoding tyrosine-type recombinase/integrase, with product MKGKITRVADKRYRVDFHPGRRAPRIRRMVFGTREQAERILDELIQRAYTGVFGWPTVQETTIAELVDLVVDDYKMNTRKSLRSAQQLAQFWKSLAGSMLAERVTSTTLRDWAKIWVEQDHLSGGRVNRRMSFLLRGFSLGLEHQLITQRPKWTRLKEAPPRSGFFIWEQFRSLRNELPAHARVPVTIDYWSGMRWGEITSLVWNQVLFDHRRQIVRITLAGSDTKTSEPRALVMGGDLYEVLRTWDATTRVTHPDCPWVCHYLGRRLKSIRTAWQKACVKLGLGKWTKPRGKMVGQRGYVGALLHDFRRTGVKNLSDAGVPEKIAMAISGHKTRSIFDRYNIVSEARLEEAGALVVARHRKLTEEASDSLPEPATPTP from the coding sequence GTGAAGGGGAAAATAACCCGCGTGGCCGATAAGCGGTACCGCGTAGATTTTCATCCAGGTCGCCGCGCACCGCGGATTCGGCGAATGGTGTTCGGAACGAGGGAACAGGCGGAACGCATCCTTGACGAGTTGATTCAGCGCGCCTACACAGGGGTGTTCGGATGGCCCACAGTCCAGGAGACGACGATTGCCGAGCTCGTCGATTTGGTGGTCGACGACTACAAAATGAATACCAGAAAGTCGCTGCGCAGTGCGCAGCAACTGGCTCAGTTCTGGAAGAGCCTGGCCGGCTCCATGCTTGCCGAGCGCGTGACTTCCACCACGCTACGAGACTGGGCCAAGATCTGGGTCGAGCAGGACCACCTCTCAGGCGGACGCGTGAACCGTCGCATGAGCTTTCTCCTCCGAGGGTTCTCACTTGGGCTTGAGCATCAATTGATCACTCAACGCCCCAAATGGACCAGGCTGAAAGAAGCTCCGCCCCGGTCCGGCTTCTTTATCTGGGAACAGTTCAGGTCGCTTCGGAACGAACTTCCAGCCCATGCCCGCGTTCCGGTCACGATTGATTATTGGAGTGGCATGCGCTGGGGGGAAATCACGTCGCTTGTCTGGAACCAAGTCCTGTTCGATCATCGCCGTCAGATTGTACGGATTACTCTCGCTGGTTCTGACACCAAGACGTCCGAACCTCGAGCGCTGGTGATGGGTGGAGATCTCTATGAGGTCTTGCGAACGTGGGATGCGACCACGCGGGTGACCCACCCTGATTGTCCGTGGGTGTGCCACTACTTGGGGCGACGACTCAAATCCATCCGAACCGCCTGGCAGAAAGCTTGTGTCAAGCTAGGATTAGGGAAGTGGACCAAGCCAAGAGGAAAGATGGTGGGCCAGCGTGGGTACGTCGGAGCGCTCCTTCATGACTTTCGCCGAACCGGCGTCAAGAACCTGAGTGACGCTGGGGTTCCTGAGAAAATCGCGATGGCCATTTCGGGACATAAGACCCGATCCATATTCGATCGCTATAACATCGTCTCAGAAGCGAGACTTGAAGAGGCCGGCGCGCTGGTCGTGGCGCGACATCGAAAACTGACCGAGGAGGCCTCGGACAGTCTTCCCGAGCCGGCCACCCCTACCCCGTAA
- a CDS encoding E2/UBC family protein, with translation MEHEEGRKFQVNIEGVIYDWNRETITVPEIRDLGHLPSNTPVIEVDLRENTEITLAESAVVELKPGKGFGKKVGFKRGDLDRIQQELSMLKSAWTQLEYISPGHWVRLQRYWIGQGIWNCSEAEVCFQIPENLPGQAPYGFYVRPQLLVCGGGPPSSYTYPADATPFGTGWGRFSWQLDPWQPSADPFQGSNMLNFARSIADRLRQGC, from the coding sequence ATGGAACATGAAGAAGGACGGAAGTTCCAAGTGAATATCGAGGGAGTCATCTACGACTGGAATCGAGAGACGATCACAGTGCCGGAGATCCGTGATCTGGGACATTTGCCAAGCAATACTCCGGTGATTGAGGTCGACTTGAGGGAGAACACAGAGATCACGCTGGCCGAAAGTGCGGTCGTGGAACTCAAGCCGGGCAAGGGTTTTGGAAAAAAAGTAGGATTCAAACGAGGAGATCTGGACCGAATCCAGCAAGAACTTTCAATGCTCAAGAGTGCGTGGACGCAGCTCGAGTACATCTCACCTGGTCACTGGGTTCGACTCCAGCGTTATTGGATCGGCCAGGGAATTTGGAATTGCTCTGAAGCGGAAGTGTGCTTCCAAATTCCTGAGAACCTTCCTGGGCAGGCACCGTATGGGTTCTATGTCCGTCCTCAGCTGTTGGTGTGCGGTGGTGGTCCTCCGTCCAGTTATACCTATCCAGCTGATGCAACCCCATTTGGTACAGGCTGGGGAAGATTTTCTTGGCAGCTAGACCCATGGCAACCGTCTGCAGATCCCTTTCAGGGAAGTAACATGCTGAACTTTGCCCGGTCTATTGCGGACCGCTTGCGGCAGGGCTGCTAA
- a CDS encoding ThiF family adenylyltransferase codes for MALNTTRYSRNIGLFGESGQARLNALRIAVIGLGGLGSHIVQQTAYLGVRRFILVDDDIVTLTNLNRLIGASEVDVQQKQQKVAVAERLVRLIQPLADILSLATDFREKEARMKVEEADVLFGCVDNDSARLSLTEFASRHRKPYMDLATDTGDDGGQVWYGGRILFAYNGTICLSCASELDQRAMAIESMTPKQHAEDRAIYGVPTDALNGTGPAVVSINGVVASLGVTEFMVWATGLREPKPHIRYRADLGRVTLVTDQPVINCYYCSAFRQ; via the coding sequence GTGGCCTTAAATACTACGCGATATAGTCGTAACATCGGACTGTTTGGCGAGAGCGGGCAAGCACGCCTGAATGCGCTGCGCATCGCGGTCATCGGCCTCGGAGGTTTGGGCTCCCATATCGTCCAGCAGACTGCTTACCTAGGAGTACGCCGATTCATCCTTGTGGATGATGATATCGTGACATTAACGAACCTGAATCGTCTGATCGGTGCCAGCGAAGTTGATGTTCAACAAAAGCAGCAAAAAGTAGCGGTTGCTGAAAGACTTGTGCGTTTAATTCAGCCATTAGCTGACATTCTTTCTCTCGCGACTGATTTTCGGGAGAAGGAAGCAAGAATGAAAGTGGAAGAGGCAGATGTACTATTTGGATGTGTTGACAATGATTCTGCGCGGCTCAGCCTCACGGAATTTGCCTCAAGACACCGCAAGCCATACATGGATCTTGCGACTGATACGGGTGATGATGGCGGGCAGGTCTGGTATGGAGGTCGGATCCTCTTCGCCTACAATGGAACTATCTGTCTATCCTGCGCAAGTGAATTGGACCAGCGGGCTATGGCGATAGAATCTATGACACCAAAGCAACATGCTGAGGACAGAGCGATCTATGGAGTCCCAACTGATGCGCTCAACGGAACAGGGCCCGCCGTTGTCTCAATCAACGGTGTCGTTGCCTCTCTTGGGGTAACGGAGTTTATGGTGTGGGCAACTGGTCTGAGGGAGCCCAAACCACACATTCGTTATCGAGCTGATCTCGGAAGAGTGACGCTTGTCACGGACCAACCCGTCATTAACTGCTACTACTGCTCTGCATTTCGTCAATAG
- a CDS encoding helix-turn-helix transcriptional regulator, with product MSRRALSSLGKMVEEKRGDSKLRETAKEIGISAATLLRIESGRIPDVATFGKVCHWLEIDPGDFLGFEGKGSRHGEQKGTNQPVSISAHFKVDSTPNPETAQALAKMLLFAMTIQPQPKPVSDNGDV from the coding sequence ATGTCACGCCGTGCCCTCAGCAGCCTGGGCAAGATGGTGGAAGAAAAGCGAGGGGATAGCAAACTGCGTGAAACCGCTAAAGAAATTGGCATTTCAGCCGCGACGCTCCTCCGTATCGAAAGTGGTCGTATTCCTGATGTGGCAACTTTTGGAAAGGTGTGCCACTGGCTGGAAATTGATCCTGGAGATTTTTTGGGCTTTGAAGGCAAGGGATCGAGACATGGGGAGCAAAAGGGCACGAATCAGCCGGTTTCAATATCTGCGCATTTCAAGGTCGATTCAACGCCGAACCCAGAAACAGCCCAAGCCTTGGCAAAAATGCTTCTGTTTGCCATGACCATTCAACCGCAACCCAAACCTGTCTCAGACAATGGCGACGTTTGA
- a CDS encoding ThiF family adenylyltransferase, which produces MKTPVTLDFRHLHARPVVIPHTDNLEIIQVGAGGTGSALAGLLSRLVILLQGRWTTIRYAIVDFDHVEDSNVPRQMFAYAEIGLPKALALAQRYSLAWGIPIEAITQPYTAHLFQPPSFNTTRILIGCVDSTEARAEMHKSLTSGYDHSMRTWLIDAGNEKTTGQILLGCCAQEEFLNSAFQIPTFCSRLPAPGLIHPELIDTTTIPKKTTPAPSCAQLAITQAQSLGINPRMASEMMDMLTRLLLTGDLTRFATYLDLDTGSMRSLYTTPLDVAQSINQDPSTLFHKTRRPRAQAA; this is translated from the coding sequence ATGAAAACACCCGTGACGCTCGATTTTCGACATCTGCACGCACGCCCCGTCGTGATCCCCCATACGGACAACCTGGAAATCATTCAGGTTGGCGCAGGAGGAACCGGAAGTGCGTTGGCAGGGCTCTTGTCTCGGCTCGTGATTCTGCTACAGGGTCGGTGGACCACGATTCGTTACGCGATCGTCGACTTCGACCATGTCGAGGACAGCAATGTCCCTCGCCAGATGTTCGCCTATGCTGAAATCGGTCTCCCCAAAGCATTAGCGCTGGCCCAACGGTATAGTTTGGCCTGGGGGATCCCCATCGAAGCCATCACTCAACCCTATACGGCACACCTGTTCCAGCCTCCCTCATTCAACACGACCAGGATCCTGATCGGCTGCGTAGACTCCACTGAAGCACGGGCAGAAATGCACAAAAGCCTGACAAGTGGCTACGATCACAGCATGAGAACCTGGTTAATCGATGCTGGCAATGAAAAGACCACAGGACAGATCCTCCTCGGTTGTTGCGCACAAGAAGAATTTCTCAACAGTGCATTCCAGATACCCACGTTTTGCAGCAGACTCCCAGCACCCGGACTGATCCACCCCGAGTTGATCGACACCACAACCATTCCCAAGAAAACAACGCCCGCGCCTTCCTGCGCACAATTAGCCATCACCCAGGCACAATCCCTTGGGATCAACCCCAGGATGGCCTCTGAAATGATGGACATGTTGACTCGCTTGCTCTTGACCGGCGACCTCACCAGATTTGCCACATATCTGGACCTTGATACCGGGAGCATGCGCTCGCTGTACACCACACCGCTCGACGTGGCCCAGAGTATCAACCAAGATCCCTCCACGCTGTTTCATAAGACGCGCCGACCAAGAGCCCAAGCCGCCTAA